A genome region from Manis javanica isolate MJ-LG chromosome 3, MJ_LKY, whole genome shotgun sequence includes the following:
- the OLIG2 gene encoding oligodendrocyte transcription factor 2 isoform X2 translates to MDSDASLVSSRPSSPEPDDLFLPARSKGSGGSGFTGGTVSSSTPSDCPPELSAELRGNMGAAGAHPGDKLSSGGFKSSSSSTSSSTSSAATSSTKKDKKQMTEPELQQLRLKINSRERKRMHDLNIAMDGLREVMPYAHGPSVRKLSKIATLLLARNYILMLTNSLEEMKRLVSEIYGGHHAGFHPSACGGLAHSAPLPAATAHPAAAAHAAHHPAVHHPILPPAAAAAAAAAAAAAVSSASLPGSGLSSVGTIRPPHGLLKSPSAAAAAPLGAGGGGSGGSSSFQHWGGMPCPCSMCQVPPPHHHVSAMGAGSLPRLTSDAK, encoded by the coding sequence ATGGACTCGGACGCCAGCCTGGTGTCCAGTCGCCCGTCGTCGCCAGAACCCGATGACCTTTTTCTGCCGGCCCGGAGTAAGGGCAGCGGTGGCAGCGGCTTCACGGGGGGCACCGTGTCCTCATCCACTCCGAGCGACTGTCCCCCAGAGCTAAGCGCAGAGCTGCGCGGTAATATGGGCGCGGCGGGCGCGCACCCCGGGGACAAGTTGAGCAGCGGCGGTTTCAAGTCATCCTCGTCCAGCACCTCATCGTCCACGTCGTCGGCGGCCACGTCGTCCACCAAGAAGGACAAGAAACAGATGACGGAACCTGAGCTGCAGCAGCTACGCCTAAAGATCAACAGCCGCGAACGCAAGCGCATGCACGACCTCAACATCGCAATGGACGGGCTGCGAGAAGTCATGCCCTACGCGCACGGCCCGTCGGTGCGTAAGCTCTCCAAGATAGCCACGCTGCTGCTGGCGCGCAACTACATCCTCATGCTCACCAACTCACTGGAGGAGATGAAGCGACTGGTGAGCGAGATCTACGGCGGCCACCACGCCGGCTTCCATCCATCAGCCTGCGGCGGCCTGGCTCACTCAGCACCCCTGCCCGCCGCCACGGCGCACCCAGCGGCCGCCGCGCACGCCGCGCACCATCCGGCGGTGCACCATCCCATCTTGCCTCCCGCCGCAGCCGCCGCAGCTGCTGCGGCAGCCGCCGCCGCAGTGTCCAGCGCCTCCCTGCCCGGCTCCGGGTTGTCTTCGGTGGGCACCATTCGGCCCCCACACGGCCTGCTCAAATCTCCGTCTGCGGCAGCGGCGGCcccgctgggggctgggggcggcGGCAGCGGGGGCAGCAGTAGCTTCCAGCACTGGGGCGGCATGCCCTGTCCCTGCAGCATGTGCCAGGTGCCGCCACCGCATCACCACGTGTCGGCCATGGGCGCCGGCAGCCTGCCGCGCCTCACCTCCGACGCCAAGTGA
- the OLIG2 gene encoding oligodendrocyte transcription factor 2 isoform X1 produces MLIIDGRGSSAQSRVLRCSFWERAPIIASTEACVEAPRAGEGGRTLRKVRLSLRAMDSDASLVSSRPSSPEPDDLFLPARSKGSGGSGFTGGTVSSSTPSDCPPELSAELRGNMGAAGAHPGDKLSSGGFKSSSSSTSSSTSSAATSSTKKDKKQMTEPELQQLRLKINSRERKRMHDLNIAMDGLREVMPYAHGPSVRKLSKIATLLLARNYILMLTNSLEEMKRLVSEIYGGHHAGFHPSACGGLAHSAPLPAATAHPAAAAHAAHHPAVHHPILPPAAAAAAAAAAAAAVSSASLPGSGLSSVGTIRPPHGLLKSPSAAAAAPLGAGGGGSGGSSSFQHWGGMPCPCSMCQVPPPHHHVSAMGAGSLPRLTSDAK; encoded by the exons ATGCTTATTATAGACGGACGCGGCAGCAGCGCCCAGAGCCGGGTTCTTCGCTGCAGCTTTTGGGAACGAGCTCCTATAATTGCATCCACA GAGGCGTGCGTGGAAGCTCCGAGGGCCGGGGAGGGTGGGAGGACCCTGAGAAAGGTGCGACTATCCCTCAGGGCCATGGACTCGGACGCCAGCCTGGTGTCCAGTCGCCCGTCGTCGCCAGAACCCGATGACCTTTTTCTGCCGGCCCGGAGTAAGGGCAGCGGTGGCAGCGGCTTCACGGGGGGCACCGTGTCCTCATCCACTCCGAGCGACTGTCCCCCAGAGCTAAGCGCAGAGCTGCGCGGTAATATGGGCGCGGCGGGCGCGCACCCCGGGGACAAGTTGAGCAGCGGCGGTTTCAAGTCATCCTCGTCCAGCACCTCATCGTCCACGTCGTCGGCGGCCACGTCGTCCACCAAGAAGGACAAGAAACAGATGACGGAACCTGAGCTGCAGCAGCTACGCCTAAAGATCAACAGCCGCGAACGCAAGCGCATGCACGACCTCAACATCGCAATGGACGGGCTGCGAGAAGTCATGCCCTACGCGCACGGCCCGTCGGTGCGTAAGCTCTCCAAGATAGCCACGCTGCTGCTGGCGCGCAACTACATCCTCATGCTCACCAACTCACTGGAGGAGATGAAGCGACTGGTGAGCGAGATCTACGGCGGCCACCACGCCGGCTTCCATCCATCAGCCTGCGGCGGCCTGGCTCACTCAGCACCCCTGCCCGCCGCCACGGCGCACCCAGCGGCCGCCGCGCACGCCGCGCACCATCCGGCGGTGCACCATCCCATCTTGCCTCCCGCCGCAGCCGCCGCAGCTGCTGCGGCAGCCGCCGCCGCAGTGTCCAGCGCCTCCCTGCCCGGCTCCGGGTTGTCTTCGGTGGGCACCATTCGGCCCCCACACGGCCTGCTCAAATCTCCGTCTGCGGCAGCGGCGGCcccgctgggggctgggggcggcGGCAGCGGGGGCAGCAGTAGCTTCCAGCACTGGGGCGGCATGCCCTGTCCCTGCAGCATGTGCCAGGTGCCGCCACCGCATCACCACGTGTCGGCCATGGGCGCCGGCAGCCTGCCGCGCCTCACCTCCGACGCCAAGTGA